The nucleotide sequence CCGTCACCATGCCCACCCGCAGGCCGGTGTACGGACCCGGCCCGGTGCCGCAGACCACCGCGTCGAGGTCAGCCGGGGTCCGCCCGGTCTCGGCCAGGCACTGCAGCACCTGAGGCGTGAGCACCTCGGAGTGGGCACGGGGATCGTGGGTCTGCCGTGCGGCGAGAACCTCGGGGTGGGAAGTCGGCTCGGCGGACAGCTGCACCAGCGCCGCGAGCACCGTGGGGGTGGACGTGTCCACCGCGAGCACCAGCATGATGGTTCAGGCTACTCGGCGGTGCTGGTCACACCGGTGCCCCGCCGCTCCGGGCCGGGCCCGCGGCTCTCGGGCTCCCGGCCCTGCACCCACTGCACGGTGGCGGTGCGCACCTCGCTGTCGGGGGCGCGCTCCAGCCGCACCAGCAGGTGGCGCTCGGCCAGGTGCTCCACCACTCCCTGGCCCCACTCCACCACCACCACCGCGTCCACCAGGTCGTTGTCCAGGTCCAGCGCGTCCAGCTCCCCGCTGAGGTCGCCGCTGAGCGCCTCGGTGACCCCCAGCCGGTAGGCGTCCACGTGCACCAGCGGGATGCCCCGTGTCCCGGCCGCGTGCTCCCTGGCGATGATGAACGTGGGCGAGGTGACCGGTCCGCGCACGCCCAGCCCTGCCGCGATCCCCCGCACCAGCGCGGTCTTGCCCGCACCCAGCGGCCCGTCCAGCACCACCAGGTCCCCCGCAGACAGCTCCCGGCCCAGCCGCACCCCGAGCGCCTCGGTGTCGGCGACGGTGGGCAGCAGCTCAGGCACGGGCGGCAGCTCAGGCACGAGCGGCGGTGCGCCGGCGGCGGGGGCCGCGCACCTCGGTGATCAGGTCGAGCACGGCGCCGTTGACCAGGGTCGCGCGCTCCAGCTGCAGCAGGTGCCCGGCCCCGGGCACCCGGGTGAGCCGCGCGTCGGCCAGCGCCTTGCCGATCACCGCGGTGTGCCGGTACGGGGTGAGCCGGTCGGCGTCGCCACAGAGCACGATGATGGGCCGACCGGCGACGGCGCCCAGTGCATCCAGCTCGTCATGGTCGGCCAGGGTAGGCAGGAAGTCGAACACCGTCTTCGCCGGGGTGCTGGCGATCATCCGCTCGGTGAACTCCACCACGGTCCGGCTGGTGGTGCGGTCGCCGTAGGACATGGCCCGGACGATGGGCGCGAGCAGGACGTTCACCGGGGGCCGGCCCCGCTGCACCAGGTCGGGGCCGAGGTTTCCCGCCCAGCGCAGCGCCCCGATCAGCGGGTTGCGGGCGGACAGGCTCATCCGCGACGGTGCCATGCCGTTGGCCGCGGTGGCGATGAAGGCCACTCCGGCGATCTGGGAGTCGAACAGCTCCGGGCGCTGCCGGGCCAGCGCCATGATGGTCATGCCGCCCATCGAGTGACCCACCAGCACCACCGGGCCGGTCGGGGCGACGGTGCGCAGCACCGCCTGCAGGTCGCGGCCCAGCTGGTCGATGGTGCAGTTCTCCGCGTCGGAGGTGCCGGAGCGTCCGTGGCTGCGCTGGTCGTAGAAGACCAGCCGGGCGTCGGTGCGCTGCGGCAGGTCGCGGCGCTGGAAGTACCACGAGCCCATGTTCAGGCAGAACCCGTGCACGAACACCACGGTCAGCGGGGCGTCCGGGCTGCCCGTCTCCTCCACCCGCAGCGGCACACCGTCGTCCGCGGCCACCGTGGACACCCGGTCCACGGGCAGCAGGCCGAAGCCGTCCACCGTGTACGGGGAGGCGCCGAGCCGGCGGACGGCCTCCAGGTGCACGGTCGCCGCGGCTGCCACCCCCACCGCGCCGCTGGCGAGACCGGCGCGCCGCCAGCCGCTCACGCCCGGCCGCCGGTGTACCTGCGCCGCACCCGTCCCCGCACGGACGTGACCACTTCGTAGTGGATGGTGCCCAGCTTGGTGGCCCACTCCTGGGCGAGGGGCTCGTCGCGCTCGTCCGAGCCGAAGAACACCGCGGTGTCGCCCTCCTGCACCCCACCGCCGTCGGGGCCGCAGTCCACCACCACCTGGTCCATGCAGACCCGCCCGACCACCGGCCGGCGGCGGCCCCCCAGCTGCACCTCGAGGTTGTTGCTGAGCACCCGCGGGATCCCGTCGGCGTAGCCGATCGGCAGCAGGGCCACCGTGGTGTCCTGCGGGGCGGACCACAGGTGGCCGTAGGACACGCCCTCCCCCGCAGACACCCGCTTGACCAGCGCCACCCGGGAGCGCAGCGACATCGCCGGGCGCAGCCCGAAGCCGCCCGCCTCGGGCACCGGGGAGAGTCCGTAGACGGCGATGCCCGGGCGGACCATGTCGAAGGCCAGGTCGCTGCGGGTGAGGGTGGCGGCGGAGTTGGCCAGGTGCACCACCTCGAGGTCCAGCCCGGCCCGGCGGGCCTGCTCGGCGCCGGCCTGCAGCCGCTGGGCCTGGACGCTGATCACGGGGTGCTCGGGCTCGTCGGCGAAGATCAGGTGGGAGAACATCCCGCGCACCCGGATGGCGCCCTCCGCCTGGGCGCGCACCAGCTCGGCCAGCAGCTCGGGCCACTCGGTGGTGCTGGCGCCGTTGCGGTTGAGACCGGTGTCCAGCTTGACGGTGACCACCGCGGTGCGCCCGGCCGTGCGGGCGCCGGCGACGATGGCGGCGAGGTGGCGGCGCGAGGACACGCCCAGCTCGACGTCGGCGGCGATGGCGGGAGCGAAGTCCTCGTCCACCAGGTGCATCCAGGACAGCACCGGGGCGGTGATGCCGGCGTTGCGCAGCACCATCGCCTCCTCCAGCGTGGTCACGCCGAGCTCGCGGGCTCCGGCGGCGAGCGCGGTGCGGGCGACCTCGACGGCGCCGTGGCCGTAGCCGTCGGCCTTGACCACCGCCATCACCGCGGCGCTGCCGGCGTGCTCGCGCAGCACGCCCACGTTGTGCGCGATGGCATCGAGGTCCACCAGGGCCTCGGCTCGCGGCGTGCTCGTGGTCGCCTCGGTGTCGTTGATCAGTGCCCCGCTCATCCCGCTCATCTGCTTCTTCCTGCGTCGGTGCTCGTGGTGTCGTGGTGCTGGGCCGCCCGGCACTGCCGGATGGCCTCGGACAGGTGGTCCGCCAGCGGGGTGGCCGACGTCGGCGCACCTGCCGCGGCCAGCTCCGCGGCCAGGGCATGCACGTGGGCTCCGGCGCCAGCGGCGGTCAGCGGGTCCAACCCGCTGGCGAGCAGGGCGCCGAGCACCCCGGAGAGCACGTCCCCCGAGCCGGCGGTCGCTGCCCACCCACCGGCGGCGACGTTGACCAGCGCGTCGCCGGCGGGGGTGGCGATGATGGTGGTGGAACCCTTGAGCAGCACCGTGGCGTCCAGGCGCCGGGCGGCCGCGCGCACCGCACCCAGGCGGTCGGGGCCGACGTCACCGCCCACCAGGCGGGCGAACTCCCCCGCGTGCGGAGTCAGCAGCACCGGCGCGGTGCGCCGGGCCAACAGCTCGGGGTGCTCGGCGAGCACCGTGGTGCCGTCGGCGTCCACCAGCACGGGCACCCCTGCGGCGAGGACGTGCTCCAGCACGGCGACGGACTCCGCCCCCGTGCCCAGGCCGGGACCCACCACCCAGGCCTGCACCCGACCAGCGTCGGCGACGCTGCTGACCGCCACCACCTCGGGCCGGTGCGCCAGCACCGCGTCCGCTCCGGTGCCGGCGTAGCGCACCATCCCCGAGGTGGCGGCCACCGCACCGGAGGTGGCGAGCACCGCGGCGCCGGGGTACTGCGCGGAGCCGGCGGCCACCCCGACCACACCCTGGCTGTACTTGTCGTCCTCGCGGCCCGGCACCGGCCACAGTCGGCCCACCTCGGCCCGCTCCAGGCTGCCCAGCGTGGCCGGCGGCAGCTCCAGCCCCAGCGGCACCAGCTCCACCCGTCCGCAGTGGCTCGCGGCGAGCAGGTGCACCGGCTTGCGGGAGCCGAAGGTCACCGTCACCGCGGCGCGCACGGCTGACCCCTGCACCACGCCGGTGTCGGGGTGGACGCCGCTGGGCAGGTCCACCGCGACGATGGGCGCCCGCACCGCCGCGACCAGCGCTGCCGCGGTGGGGCGCAGGCCTCCGCTGGCCCCCAGGCCCACGATGCCGTCGACCACCAGGTCGGCCTCCGCCACTCCGGCCGTGTCCACCAGCTCAGGGACCGGCACCTCGGGGTCCTCCGGCGCAGTCACCACCTGCCCGCCGGCGAGCAGGAAGGCTCGCAGGGCAGCTGCGTGGGTCTTGTCCGGGGACAGCAGGACCGCGCGCACCCCCACTCCCCGCCGCTGCAGGAAGTGCCCCGCCCACAGGGCGTCGCCACCGTTGCCGCCGGCGCCGACCAGCAGCACCACCTGCCGCCCGCTCGCACCACCGCAGCGCGTGCGCAGCTCGGCGAGCACCGTGGTGGCGAGGCCGAAGGCGGCCCGACGCATCAGCGCGTTCTCCGGGGTGCGAGCGAGGACGGCTCCCTCGGCGGCCCGGACGGCTGCTACGTCGTGCGCCTCAAGCACGCGATGTCACTCCCGGACTGCTCGTTGCGCGCGCGAGGTCATTCCACGGTCACCGACTTGGCCAGGTTGCGCGGCTTGTCCACGTCGTACCCGCGGGCCTGCGCCACCTCGGCGGCGAAGACCTGCAGCGGCACCGTGGACACCAACGGCTGCAGCAGCGTGGGCACGGCCGGGATCTCGATCAGGTCGTCGGCGTAGGGACGCACCGTCTCGTCGCCCTCCTCGGCGATCACCACGGTGCGCGCCCCGCGCGCCTGGATCTCCCGGATGTTGCTCATCATCTTGGAGTGCAGCAGCGGCCGACTCTTGGGCGAGGGCATCACCACGATGACCGGCAGGTCGTCCTCGATCAGCGCGATGGGACCGTGCTTGAGCTCACCGGCCGCGAAGCCCTCGGCGTGCATGTAGGCGAGCTCCTTCAGCTTGAGCGCACCCTCCAGCGCCACTGGGTACCCCACGTGGCGCCCCAGGAACAGCACGGCGGGGGCGTTGACCAGCTCACGGGCCAGCGCACGGACCGGCTCCACCGTCTTGAGCACCCGAGCGATCGCGTCGGGCATGGCCTCCAGCTCGGCGAACTCCCGCGCCACCTCGTCGGGATACTTGGTCCCCCGCGCCTGCGCCAGCGCCAGACCCACCAGGTAGCTCGCGGTGATCTGGGCCAGGAAGCACTTGGTGGAGGCCACCCCGATCTCCGGGCCGGCCCGGGTGTAGAGCACGGCGTCAGCCTCGCGCGGGATCTGGGCGCCGTTGGTGTTGCACACCGCCAGCACGCGAGCCTTCTGGTCCTTGGCGTGCCGCACTGCCTCGAGGGTGTCGGCGGTCTCGCCGGACTGGGAGATCGCCACCACCAGCGTGGAGCGGTCCAGCACCGGGTCGCGGTAGCGGAACTCGCTCGCCAACTCCACCTCGACGGGCAGGCGCGTCCAGTGCTCGATGGCGTACTTGGCGAGCAGCCCAGCGTGGTAGGCCGTCCCGCAGGCCACCACGAAGACCTTGTCCACGTCACGCAGGTCGCCGTCGCTGATGCGCTGCTCGTCCAGCACGATGCGGTTGTCGACGAAGTGCCCCAGCAGGGTGTTGGCCACCGCTGCCGGCTGCTCCTCGATCTCCTTGAGCATGAAGTAGTCGTGGCCGCCCTTCTCGACGGCCTCCAGGTCCCAGTCCACGTGGAACGGACGGGTCTCCACGTCGTTGCCGGCGAAGTCGGTGACGTGGTAGCCCTCGGCGGTGACCACCACCACCTGGTCCTGGCCCAGCTCGACCGCGTCACGCGTGTAGGTGAAGAAGGCGGCGACGTCGGAGGCCACAAAGGTCTCGCCC is from Rhodococcus sp. X156 and encodes:
- the tsaE gene encoding tRNA (adenosine(37)-N6)-threonylcarbamoyltransferase complex ATPase subunit type 1 TsaE, producing the protein MPELLPTVADTEALGVRLGRELSAGDLVVLDGPLGAGKTALVRGIAAGLGVRGPVTSPTFIIAREHAAGTRGIPLVHVDAYRLGVTEALSGDLSGELDALDLDNDLVDAVVVVEWGQGVVEHLAERHLLVRLERAPDSEVRTATVQWVQGREPESRGPGPERRGTGVTSTAE
- a CDS encoding alpha/beta hydrolase; this encodes MSGWRRAGLASGAVGVAAAATVHLEAVRRLGASPYTVDGFGLLPVDRVSTVAADDGVPLRVEETGSPDAPLTVVFVHGFCLNMGSWYFQRRDLPQRTDARLVFYDQRSHGRSGTSDAENCTIDQLGRDLQAVLRTVAPTGPVVLVGHSMGGMTIMALARQRPELFDSQIAGVAFIATAANGMAPSRMSLSARNPLIGALRWAGNLGPDLVQRGRPPVNVLLAPIVRAMSYGDRTTSRTVVEFTERMIASTPAKTVFDFLPTLADHDELDALGAVAGRPIIVLCGDADRLTPYRHTAVIGKALADARLTRVPGAGHLLQLERATLVNGAVLDLITEVRGPRRRRTAARA
- the alr gene encoding alanine racemase codes for the protein MSGALINDTEATTSTPRAEALVDLDAIAHNVGVLREHAGSAAVMAVVKADGYGHGAVEVARTALAAGARELGVTTLEEAMVLRNAGITAPVLSWMHLVDEDFAPAIAADVELGVSSRRHLAAIVAGARTAGRTAVVTVKLDTGLNRNGASTTEWPELLAELVRAQAEGAIRVRGMFSHLIFADEPEHPVISVQAQRLQAGAEQARRAGLDLEVVHLANSAATLTRSDLAFDMVRPGIAVYGLSPVPEAGGFGLRPAMSLRSRVALVKRVSAGEGVSYGHLWSAPQDTTVALLPIGYADGIPRVLSNNLEVQLGGRRRPVVGRVCMDQVVVDCGPDGGGVQEGDTAVFFGSDERDEPLAQEWATKLGTIHYEVVTSVRGRVRRRYTGGRA
- a CDS encoding NAD(P)H-hydrate dehydratase: MLEAHDVAAVRAAEGAVLARTPENALMRRAAFGLATTVLAELRTRCGGASGRQVVLLVGAGGNGGDALWAGHFLQRRGVGVRAVLLSPDKTHAAALRAFLLAGGQVVTAPEDPEVPVPELVDTAGVAEADLVVDGIVGLGASGGLRPTAAALVAAVRAPIVAVDLPSGVHPDTGVVQGSAVRAAVTVTFGSRKPVHLLAASHCGRVELVPLGLELPPATLGSLERAEVGRLWPVPGREDDKYSQGVVGVAAGSAQYPGAAVLATSGAVAATSGMVRYAGTGADAVLAHRPEVVAVSSVADAGRVQAWVVGPGLGTGAESVAVLEHVLAAGVPVLVDADGTTVLAEHPELLARRTAPVLLTPHAGEFARLVGGDVGPDRLGAVRAAARRLDATVLLKGSTTIIATPAGDALVNVAAGGWAATAGSGDVLSGVLGALLASGLDPLTAAGAGAHVHALAAELAAAGAPTSATPLADHLSEAIRQCRAAQHHDTTSTDAGRSR
- the glmS gene encoding glutamine--fructose-6-phosphate transaminase (isomerizing); its protein translation is MCGIVGYVGHRQAAEVVMEGLRRMEYRGYDSAGIAVVDGAGHTIVDRKAGALANLEAQLTTHADGAFAGTTGMGHTRWATHGKPTDRNAHPHVDATAKVGVVHNGIIENFVDLREELESAGVELQSDTDSETAAHLVARAYAAGESAGDFPASVRAVCRRLEGAYTLVFTHADHPDTIVAARRATPLVVGVGKGETFVASDVAAFFTYTRDAVELGQDQVVVVTAEGYHVTDFAGNDVETRPFHVDWDLEAVEKGGHDYFMLKEIEEQPAAVANTLLGHFVDNRIVLDEQRISDGDLRDVDKVFVVACGTAYHAGLLAKYAIEHWTRLPVEVELASEFRYRDPVLDRSTLVVAISQSGETADTLEAVRHAKDQKARVLAVCNTNGAQIPREADAVLYTRAGPEIGVASTKCFLAQITASYLVGLALAQARGTKYPDEVAREFAELEAMPDAIARVLKTVEPVRALARELVNAPAVLFLGRHVGYPVALEGALKLKELAYMHAEGFAAGELKHGPIALIEDDLPVIVVMPSPKSRPLLHSKMMSNIREIQARGARTVVIAEEGDETVRPYADDLIEIPAVPTLLQPLVSTVPLQVFAAEVAQARGYDVDKPRNLAKSVTVE